Proteins from a single region of Pyrus communis chromosome 6, drPyrComm1.1, whole genome shotgun sequence:
- the LOC137738181 gene encoding uncharacterized protein, translating to MVLLMTILRSSRGNASIFGTRRWAHIAAMPPPMGGAMPQPNISPPPLVLPESDRDTEDNNNIGFGFPSFLFGGSMELMAVPKRKTSPHKRGIRNGPKALKPVPVIVRCRACGRVKLPHFYCCSGRENAGEHDGSRS from the exons ATGGTGTTGTTGATGACAATACTAAGAAGCAGCAGAGGGAACGCCTCCATCTTTGGCACAAGGAGGTGGGCCCACATCGCGGCCATGCCTCCACCGATGGGTGGAGCGATGCCTCAACCTAACATTTCACCGCCACCGTTAGTTCTGCCAGAGTCCGATAGGGACACAGAGGATAATAACAACATTGGGTTCGGGTTCCCGAGTTTCTTGTTCGGTGGATCCATGGAGCTCATGGCTGTTCCCAAGAGGAAG ACTTCTCCCCACAAGAGAGGCATAAGAAATGGCCCAAAGGCTCTGAAACCTGTCCCAGTGATAGTTCGATGCAG GGCTTGTGGTCGTGTCAAGCTACCACACTTCTATTGTTGTAGCGGTAGGGAAAATGCCGGTGAGCATGATGGCTCAAGAAGTTGA
- the LOC137735954 gene encoding uncharacterized protein, whose protein sequence is MTSQLLGCASLPLPLLFSILHKLLEPIDHIRFATVCKDWLVLAKDYNRATRRWRNVPPMLMIPTESQGKRKLYSFPDGKTYGIQLPVPCNSKRYCSSSNACGWLATIEVLDHGGLIIALVNPFRKAAAPIRLPRLDFNVLRKYCEVCLPKVILSEDPTLHRGSCVVVAIYRHVSELAFTRGGQKYWIYSKRLRVCLLTDAILHKGQVYAAGSYGEECWTEVFVVYKLVFYERDGSVVQHVKLKTIGDEVLFLGNNYSISVLALNFPSCLPNSIYYMDGGTKSGQRRLSDSDIRPSNIGVFNLEDDTNTQHYSPNVSPALWIVPLFNGLC, encoded by the exons ATGACTAGTCAATTGTTAGGATGTGCAAGTCTTCCTCTGCCCCTTCTCTTTTCGATTCTTCATAAGTTGTTGGAACCCATTGACCATATCCGATTCGCCACGGTTTGCAAGGATTGGCTTGTTCTTGCAAAAGACTATAATCGTGCAACGCGGCGCTGGCGCAATGTACCTCCCATGCTCATGATTCCAACGGAATCCCAAGGAAAGCGAAAACTTTACAGCTTTCCCGACGGAAAAACCTACGGCATTCAGCTACCTGTGCCTTGTAATAGTAAGAGGTATTGTAGTTCTAGCAATGCTTGTGGTTGGTTGGCCACAATAGAAGTACTAGACCACGGCGGATTGATTATAGCTCTGGTCAACCCTTTCAGAAAAGCAGCCGCCCCCATTCGCCTCCCTCGATTGGATTTCAATGTCCTGCGTAAGTACTGCGAGGTTTGCCTCCCTAAGGTTATCTTGTCTGAGGATCCCACTTTGCATCGGGGCAGTTGTGTGGTTGTAGCAATTTACAGACATGTTTCCGAGTTGGCTTTCACTAGGGGTGGGCAGAAATATTGGATTTACAGCAAGCGGTTGAGGGTATGCTTGCTTACTGATGCTATACTTCACAAGGGCCAAGTCTATGCAGCTG GTTCCTACGGCGAGGAGTGTTGGACTGAGGTATTCGTGGTTTACAAGTTGGTGTTCTACGAGAGGGATGGGTCCGTTGTACAACATGTTAAGCTAAAAACTATTGGAGATGAGGTTTTGTTCTTGGGTAACAATTATTCTATTTCTGTTTTGGCTTTGAACTTTCCTTCGTGCCTTCCCAATTCCATATATTACATGGATGGTGGGACAAAATCTGGACAACGGAGATTATCTGACAGTGATATCAGGCCAAGTAATATAGGTGTTTTCAATTTAGAGGATGATACCAATACACAGCATTACTCTCCAAATGTTTCACCGGCACTTTGGATCGTGCCCCTGTTTAATGGACTCT